One part of the Aureibacillus halotolerans genome encodes these proteins:
- the queF gene encoding preQ(1) synthase, giving the protein MNEASWLPTSGPMPRPDSVEQAKTILANEAFEAPNVQTITFRALEFTAVCPRTGQPDFGRVTIQYTPNKKCIESKALKFYLWSFRDEGCFCESLAARIADDIVEAITPQSVSVTVHQSPRGGIELEATAER; this is encoded by the coding sequence ATGAATGAAGCATCATGGTTACCTACCTCAGGTCCAATGCCACGACCAGACAGTGTCGAGCAAGCAAAGACCATCCTCGCCAACGAGGCGTTTGAAGCGCCAAATGTGCAGACAATTACATTTCGAGCACTTGAGTTCACAGCTGTATGTCCCAGAACTGGACAACCAGATTTTGGCCGCGTGACGATCCAGTACACACCAAACAAGAAGTGCATTGAATCAAAGGCATTGAAATTTTACTTGTGGTCCTTCCGAGACGAAGGTTGCTTCTGTGAATCACTAGCCGCTCGCATTGCGGATGATATTGTCGAGGCCATTACCCCTCAATCAGTTTCAGTCACCGTCCATCAATCGCCACGTGGTGGGATTGAGTTAGAAGCTACGGCTGAACGTTAA